A genomic window from Lotus japonicus ecotype B-129 chromosome 1, LjGifu_v1.2 includes:
- the LOC130732964 gene encoding LRR receptor-like serine/threonine-protein kinase RGI3: MCQELLLFLYKNSHRISPSTIPKLITPLSAMSGTLKNLSLSPRIFSLTLLLSINFFSCYSLNQQGQALLAWKNSSNSTVDALASWNPLNTSPCNWFGVHCNSQGEVVEINLKSVNLQGSSLPSNFQPLRSLKVLVLSSTNITGRIPKEIGNYEELMVIDVSDNSLLGEIPEEICRLRKLQSLAVHENFLEGNIPPNIGNLSSLMNLTLYDNKLSGEIPKSIGSLSKLQVFRAGGNANLKGEIPWSIGNCTNLVMLGLAETRISGSLPSSIGMLKRIQTIAMYTTLLSGSIPEEIGNCSELQNLYLHQNSISGSIPSRIGALSKLQNLLLWQNNIVGTIPEDLGRCSELQVIDLSENLLTGSIPRSFGKLSNLQGLQLSVNQLSGVIPPEISNCTSLSQLEIDNNAISGDIPPVIGNLRSLTLFFAWKNKLRGKIPDSLSLCQDLQALDLSYNHLIGPIPKQLFGLKSLTKLLLLSNDLSGYIPPDVGNCTSLYRLRLNQNRLAGNIPSEITNLKNLNFLDMSSNHLVGEIPPTLSRCHNLEFLNLSCNQFSGKIPPQFSGLFKLGVFDLSHNKLSGSLDALSGLQNLVSLNVSFNDFSGEMPNTPFFRKLPLSDLIANKDLYIPGGVVTPADKMGVKVHTRLAMTLKIVMSILLVISAVLVLLTIHVLVHAHFANKALMGSNSRVMNLYQKFEFSIDNIVQNLTSANVIGTGRSGVVYKVTSPKGQTLAVKRMWSSAESGAFSSEIQRLGSIRHDNIIKLLGWASNKNLKLLFYEYLPNGSLSSLLHGSGKGKAEWETRYEIVLGLAQALVYLHHDCVPSISHGDVKSMNVLLGSGSHPYLVGFGLSRIASENGDGTNFKPVQRPCLAGSYAYMAPEHASMQKITEKSDVYSFGVVLLEVLTGRHPLEPTLPGGSHLVQWVRNHLASKRDPCDILDPKLRGRTGPTMHEILQTLAVSFLCVSAQAEDRPTMKDIVAMLKEIRPVEASKTDPDVRKGF, from the exons ATGTGTCAAGagcttcttctctttctctataAAAATAGTCATAGGATTTCCCCCTCTACAATCCCAAAACTGATCACTCCTCTCTCAGCAATGTCTGGAACCTTAAAGAATCTGTCACTTTCACCCAGAATTTTCTCCCTCACCTTGCTCCTCTCAATAAACTTTTTTTCCTGTTACTCCCTTAACCAACAAGGCCAAGCTCTTTTAGCATGGAAAAACAGTTCAAACAGCACTGTAGATGCATTAGCATCTTGGAATCCATTAAATACAAGTCCATGCAACTGGTTTGGGGTGCACTGCAACTCACAAGGTGAGGTGGTGGAGATAAACCTGAAATCAGTGAACTTGCAAGGCTCATCATTACCTTCGAATTTTCAACCTCTCAGGTCCTTGAAGGTTCTTGTCCTCTCATCAACCAACATTACAGGCAGGATTCCAAAAGAAATTGGAAATTATGAAGAGCTCATGGTCATTGATGTCAGTGACAATTCTCTCTTGGGGGAAATCCCAGAAGAAATTTGCAGGCTAAGAAAACTGCAAAGCTTAGCTGTCCATGAGAACTTTCTTGAAGGCAATATTCCACCCAACATAGGAAATTTATCAAGTCTTATGAACTTGACACTCTATGACAACAAACTGAGCGGTGAAATTCCAAAAAGTATTGGTTCCTTGAGCAAGCTCCAAGTGTTCAGAGCAGGAGGGAATGCAAACCTTAAGGGTGAGATTCCATGGAGCATTGGAAACTGCACCAACTTGGTCATGCTAGGCCTTGCAGAAACCAGAATTTCTGGGAGCCTTCCTTCTTCAATTGGGATGCTGAAAAGAATTCAAACCATAGCCATGTACACAACTTTATTGTCAGGCTCTATCCCAGAAGAGATTGGGAACTGCAGTGAGTTGCAGAACCTGTATTTGCATCAGAACTCAATTTCTGGTTCAATCCCAAGCCGAATTGGAGCCCTCAGCAAACTTCAGAATCTACTTTTATGGCAAAACAACATAGTGGGAACAATCCCAGAAGATCTTGGAAGGTGCTCAGAACTCCAAGTCATAGACTTGTCAGAGAATCTTCTCACAGGTAGCATACCAAGGAGCTTTGGGAAATTATCAAATCTCCAAGGGCTTCAGCTCAGTGTTAATCAACTCTCAGGTGTTATACCTCCTGAAATTTCAAATTGCACTTCTCTGAGCCAGCTTGAAATTGACAACAATGCTATTTCTGGTGATATTCCTCCTGTTATTGGCAACTTGAGAAGCTTGACCTTGTTCTTTGCCTGGAAGAACAAACTAAGAGGAAAAATCCCAGATAGTCTTTCACTGTGCCAAGATCTTCAGGCACTTGATCTGTCTTACAACCACTTAATTGGTCCAATACCAAAACAACTATTTGGGTTGAAGAGTCTCACCAAATTGCTTCTCCTTTCCAATGATTTGTCTGGCTATATACCACCTGATGTAGGTAACTGCACAAGTCTCTACAGGTTGAGGCTAAATCAGAATAGACTTGCAGGTAACATTCCATCTGAGATTACCAActtgaagaatttgaatttcttGGACATGAGCAGCAACCATCTTGTAGGGGAGATTCCTCCAACACTGTCCAGGTGCCACAATCTTGAGTTTCTCAATCTTAGTTGTAACCAGTTTTCTGGTAAAATTCCACCTCAGTTCTCTGGTCTTTTCAAACTTGGAGTGTTTGATCTCTCCCACAACAAGCTCTCAGGGAGTTTAGATGCTCTTTCTGGCCTTCAGAATCTTGTTTCCTTAAATGTTTCCTTCAATGACTTCTCTGGAGAAATGCCTAACACCCCATTCTTCAGGAAACTCCCTCTCAGTGATCTCATTGCAAATAAAGATCTCTACATTCCTGGTGGTGTTGTAACTCCAGCAGATAAAATGGGAGTCAAAGTTCACACCAGATTAGCTATGACTCTGAAGATTGTAATGTCCATTCTCTTAGTCATCAGTGCAGTTCTAGTACTTCTCACAATCCATGTCTTGGTTCATGCTCATTTTGCAAACAAAGCACTCATGGGAAGTAACAGTAGGGTGATGAATTTGTATCAGAAGTTTGAATTTTCTATTGATAACATTGTCCAGAATTTGACATCAGCCAATGTGATTGGCACTGGAAGGTCTGGAGTTGTGTATAAGGTAACAAGTCCAAAAGGCCAAACACTAGCAGTTAAAAGAATGTGGTCATCAGCAGAGTCTGGAGCGTTTAGTTCTGAAATTCAGAGGTTAGGCTCAATCAGGCATGATAATATCATCAAGCTTCTCGGTTGGGCATCAAATAAGAATTTGAAGCTTCTGTTTTATGAATATCTCCCTAATGGAAGCCTGAGCTCATTGCTTCATGGTTCTGGAAAGGGAAAAGCAGAATGGGAGACCAGATATGAAATTGTGTTAGGCCTTGCTCAGGCACTTGTATATTTACACCATGATTGTGTGCCTTCTATATCGCATGGAGATGTCAAATCCATGAATGTGTTACTTGGTTCTGGCTCTCATCCTTACCTTGTTGGCTTTGGCCTttcaagaattgcaagtgaaaATGGTGATGGTACTAATTTCAAGCCTGTCCAGAGACCCTGCCTTGCTGGTTCCTATGCATACATGGCTCCAG AGCATGCATCAATGCAGAAAATTACTGAGAAGAGTGATGTGTACAGTTTTGGTGTGGTCCTTCTTGAGGTCCTGACAGGAAGACACCCATTAGAGCCAACTCTGCCTGGGGGTTCACACTTGGTTCAGTGGGTTAGGAACCACTTAGCTAGCAAAAGAGACCCATGTGACATTCTTGACCCAAAGCTGAGAGGGAGGACCGGCCCTACTATGCATGAAATACTACAAACACTAGCTGTGTCATTTCTTTGTGTCAGTGCTCAAGCTGAGGACCGTCCAACAATGAAGGACATTGTTGCAATGCTCAAGGAAATTAGACCTGTTGAGGCCTCAAAGACAGATCCTGATGTACGGAAGGGGTTTTAA